In the genome of Pseudonocardia cypriaca, the window CCACCTCGGCCGGGACACCGACGTCCGCACGGATCGGGCGCGCCCGGCCGGTGCCGGGCCGGGCGTGGGTGGCGTACAGCGTGAGCCCGACGAACGTGAGCCCGCCGACGAGGTTGCCGACCACCGTGGGGAGCTCGTTCCACACGAGGTAGTCGAGGATCGAGAAGTCGCCGCCGAGCATGAGGCCGGACGGGAACAGGAACATGTTGACGACCGAGTGCTCGAAGCCCATGTAGAAGAACACCAGGATCGGCATCCACATCCCGATCACCTTGCCGGACACGGACGTCGAGATCATCGCGGCGACCACACCCGTGGAGACCATCCAGTTGCACAGGACACCGCGGAGGAAGAGCGTCAACATCCCGGCGGCCCCGTGGTCGGCGTAACCCACCGTCCGAGAAGCGCCGATCTCGCCGAGCCGCTGGCCGACCTGGTCCGGGTCCACGCTGAACGCGAACGTCAGGATCACGGCCATCATGAGCGCCACCGTGAGCGCGCCCGCGAGGTTGCCGGCGAACACGAGGCCCCAGTTGCGCAGGACGCCCTTGAGCGTGACCCCGGGCCGCTTGTCGATCCAGGCGAGCGGCACCAGCGTGAAGACGCCCGTCAGGAGGTCGAAGCCCAGCAGGTACAGCATGCAGAACCCGACCGGGAACAGCAGCGCCCCGACGAGCGCCGAGCCGGTCTGCACGGCGACCGTCACCGCGAACGCCGCGGACAGGGACAGGATGGCGCCCGCCATGTACGCCCTGATCACGGTGTCGCGCGTGGACATGAAGACCTTGGACTCGCCGGCGTCGATCATCTTGACGACGAACTCCGACGGGTTCAGGTAGGACATATCGGCACTCCTGGGGATGTTCGCGGCAGGCCGGTTCGAGTGTTGGAAGCGGCTGTTTCCCCCGGGTTACGCCCACACGATCATCGCGTCACGCCCCGCTCACGCCCCACGTCACCGTCCGGTCAGCTGGGCGTATCGCGCGCGTAACACGAGCTCAGCAGCTCTCCTCGACCTTCACGGTCCCGAAGTCGATGCGGCTGTCCGCCGTGATCGTGGCTCCCGGCGGGATGTTCTGCGTGCACACCTTCCAGTTGCGGTCGTTGATCTGCATCCGGTTCGCGCCCGTCGCGTCGTGCGACGCGGTGACCGCGATCCGGAAGCCCGTCAGCTCCTGGATCGCGTCCTGCGCATCCTGGAGCCCCGAGCCGACCAGGTTCGGCATCGTCCAGCGGGCTGCGGTCTCCACGACGGACGGCACGACGGTCGGCGGGTAGGTGATCGTCTCCGGGCTAGGAGGCGGGACGGCGACAGTCTCGGTGGCCGGCGGCGGTGCGGGCGGCGGTGCGGGCGGCGGCGTGCCGCACGCGGTGAGCGCAGCAGCGACGGCGACTGCCGCGGATAGAGCGTGACGCACGGGGAGCTCCTGTCGGGTCGGCGATCGTGTGCTCGCTGGTCGTGATCACCGTGTTACCGCTCGTGCATCGCGTTCCGCGGAACGCGGCGCGGGGTTCAGGCCGCGGTCCTTACCCTGCGAGGTAGCAGCGCGTCCAGGATCGGCTGTGGGTCGAGCCGTTCGCCATACCAGTCCGGGGTCAGGGTGGTGCGAGTGATCCGCAGCCGGTCCCGGGTGTGCATCTCGATCAGACTCTCGCGGCTACCGGTCAACACCGGTGCGACGGTGGGAATCGCAGTGTTATCCGGGCGGCTGAACACCCAGCCGGCGGAGGCCCATCGGATCCGGTAGCCGTGGTCGTGGATCAGGCGGTGGTGGAAGCTGCAGATCAGGACCAGGTTGTCCACATCGGTGCGGCCGCCGTGCAGCCAGTGCCGCACGTGGTGGGCGTGCAGGTAATGGGTGTGGGTGCAGCCGGGGAACCGACAGCCCGCCCCGTCGCGCACGGTCAACGCCGCGATCTGGGCGGGGGTGGCGAGCCGACGGGAGCGGCCCAGATACAGGCGGTTGCCCTCCCGGTCGTTGAGCAGCACTTGGGCGCGGGCGTCGCAGGTCAGCCGCTGCGCGGTGGTGGCCGGGATCTCCGGGCCGCCCTCTAGGCGGGCGGTACCGGTGGTGGCGTCCAGGTGCACGATCACCTGGGCCTGCCCGCGCTCGACCACCGGACCGGCCTCCTCCCCGCCCTCCCGGTTAACCAGGGTGAGCAGGGCATCGGCCCGGCGGGCGGCCACCCGGTCGGCGGCCGGGCCGGGTTCGTGTTCGCGGGCCTGCTGGTCCAGGTCCTGCGGTGCGGGCTGGACCGGATGGCGTGCCGGGGCGGGGGCTGGTGCCAGGGCCTGGATGGCGGCGATGAGGGTGGCCCCGTCGTCGGGGGTGAGCCGGGCGCGCAGGATCAGGGAGCCGTCCTCGTCCCACTGCCAGGTCAGGGATCGGCGGGCCACGAGGTCTTCGGGTGGGGTGTAGCGGCGCCGCACGGCCCGCACCACGCTCTCCACGTGGCTGGCGGTGCCGGACAGGGCCACGTTGAGCAGGACCTGTTCCGCGGTCTGCGGGTCCGCGACCGCGGTGTGCCGCAGCTCCGACGTGCCGGCGGCGATGTCGGCGGCGATCCGGGTCAGGGTCGCGGTATCGGACCCGGTGACTCGGGTGATCGCCCGAACCTTCGAGTAGGACACCCGGCCGGCGGCGAACGCCTCGGTGATGCGGGGCAGGTGCTGCAGGGCGTGCGCGACCCGCAGGTGCTCGACGGCGGTGCGCAGGTTCATCCCGGCCCGCCAGGACAGCCAGTGCGCACACGAGCGGATCCCGTCCCCACACCAGCCACCCCGCTCGTCGAACTCGGCCAACAGCTGCAGGAACCGACATTCCGCAGCGGCGATGTGCCCCGCCAGACCGAGTAGTTCCGATTCCAGGGCGTGGGTCGGCATGGCCTGCAGTGGGGTGGGCAGCGGAATGACGGCGGCAGCGGACACGAGAACCCCCGGAGTCGGATCAATGTGCGACTTAAGAATGGCACGAGGGTCCGACAATTCCGGGCGGTCGCGTTCCGCGGAACGCGGCGAGAACAGTCCCATTCTGGTGATCATGGAGAACGGATTCGGGACCACAGGACAGTCCCCGCCCACCCGGCAGAGACGGACTCGTCGGAAACGGGCGTGCCCCCGCGCCGGGGACGGCCGCCAGCGCAACCACAATATTCGGTAGTTGTGCCAAACCAGCCACCACGCCACGCAAGAGGTCCGATGCGAGCCCGCGGATTCACGCGAAGCCCGGGGCCAGCACCCGACTCCTTGGGACCCGAGCCGGGAACGGCGCGCCAACCGCAAGCGTTCCGCGGAACGCAGGAGAGCGGAACGCAAGAGATCAACGCAGGCCGCCACCCCTCAATAGCGCACGGCGCTCTGCAGGAGCGGCGGGTACACACCCGACTCCACCCCGTCCACCGTGGTGCCGGCGAACTGCAGCATCGCCCGCTGCGCGCCGTGCATCGGCGCCGGGTAGTCCAGGGTCGGCGTCGAGACCTCGTCGAGCACGCGGAGGTGCTCCGGCGCGAGGGTGACGTCCAGTGCGGCGAGGTTGTCCTCGAGGTGCTCCACGCGGCGGGCGCCCACGATCGGTACGACGGTACCGCGGCGGGCGCGGAGCCAGGCCAGTGCCACCGCCGCGGACGTGGTGCCGAGCTCGTCGGCAACGGTGGCCACCGCGTCGATCACCGCGTGGTCGTCCTCGGTCGGGCCGCCGACGAAGGCGCTGCGGGCGGAGTCGGCGACCTGTGCGCCGCGCCGGTACTTCCCGGACAGGAATCCGTTCTTGAGCGGGCTCCACGGCACGAGCGCCATTCCCTGGTCGAGGGCGAGCGGCGCGAGCTCCCCCTCGACGGTGCGGGCGAGCAACGAGTACTCGACCTGCAGGGCGATCAGCGGGGTCCAGCTCTTCAGCAGTGCCGTGGTCTGGGCCTGGGCGGTGACCCATGCCGGCGTGTTCGAGAAACCGATGTAGCGGATCTTCCCCGCCCGGACGAGGTCGTCGAGGGTCCGCATCGTCTCCTCGATCGGGGTGTGGCGGTCCCAGTTGTGCAGCCAGTACAGGTCCAGGTGGTCGGTCTGCAGGCGGCGCAGGGTCTCGTCGAGCTGGGCGACGATCGAGCCCC includes:
- a CDS encoding formate/nitrite transporter family protein, with translation MSYLNPSEFVVKMIDAGESKVFMSTRDTVIRAYMAGAILSLSAAFAVTVAVQTGSALVGALLFPVGFCMLYLLGFDLLTGVFTLVPLAWIDKRPGVTLKGVLRNWGLVFAGNLAGALTVALMMAVILTFAFSVDPDQVGQRLGEIGASRTVGYADHGAAGMLTLFLRGVLCNWMVSTGVVAAMISTSVSGKVIGMWMPILVFFYMGFEHSVVNMFLFPSGLMLGGDFSILDYLVWNELPTVVGNLVGGLTFVGLTLYATHARPGTGRARPIRADVGVPAEVGAAR
- a CDS encoding PASTA domain-containing protein; its protein translation is MRHALSAAVAVAAALTACGTPPPAPPPAPPPATETVAVPPPSPETITYPPTVVPSVVETAARWTMPNLVGSGLQDAQDAIQELTGFRIAVTASHDATGANRMQINDRNWKVCTQNIPPGATITADSRIDFGTVKVEESC
- a CDS encoding HNH endonuclease signature motif containing protein, whose translation is MSAAAVIPLPTPLQAMPTHALESELLGLAGHIAAAECRFLQLLAEFDERGGWCGDGIRSCAHWLSWRAGMNLRTAVEHLRVAHALQHLPRITEAFAAGRVSYSKVRAITRVTGSDTATLTRIAADIAAGTSELRHTAVADPQTAEQVLLNVALSGTASHVESVVRAVRRRYTPPEDLVARRSLTWQWDEDGSLILRARLTPDDGATLIAAIQALAPAPAPARHPVQPAPQDLDQQAREHEPGPAADRVAARRADALLTLVNREGGEEAGPVVERGQAQVIVHLDATTGTARLEGGPEIPATTAQRLTCDARAQVLLNDREGNRLYLGRSRRLATPAQIAALTVRDGAGCRFPGCTHTHYLHAHHVRHWLHGGRTDVDNLVLICSFHHRLIHDHGYRIRWASAGWVFSRPDNTAIPTVAPVLTGSRESLIEMHTRDRLRITRTTLTPDWYGERLDPQPILDALLPRRVRTAA
- a CDS encoding aldo/keto reductase, giving the protein MPLDHYVTLGRSGLRVSPFALGAMTFGEDPGGAGCSVEESEKILATYLDRGGNFVDTANFYTNGHSEKILGDFFAARPGRREHVVLASKFFGNMFPGDPNGGGAGRGSIVAQLDETLRRLQTDHLDLYWLHNWDRHTPIEETMRTLDDLVRAGKIRYIGFSNTPAWVTAQAQTTALLKSWTPLIALQVEYSLLARTVEGELAPLALDQGMALVPWSPLKNGFLSGKYRRGAQVADSARSAFVGGPTEDDHAVIDAVATVADELGTTSAAVALAWLRARRGTVVPIVGARRVEHLEDNLAALDVTLAPEHLRVLDEVSTPTLDYPAPMHGAQRAMLQFAGTTVDGVESGVYPPLLQSAVRY